The segment TATGGCAGAAAATCCTGACCTACCTCCCAACCTAAATTTACATACTAGATTTGATGACATTAGTACAAAAATATCTGAAAATGCCCAAGTTCATGCAATTGGAGTCTATGAAGGTTATTACGATATACCCAGGCGTTTTCGCGAACATAAACAAGGAATGGTAGAATTGAAAATTACTAAAAATGATACACCTATAGTTCTAGTTTTAACAGCCTATGAGCCTGTAAAATGGAATATTATTAACGAGTCGAATATAAAAATTGAATATGTAATTTTGAGTGGTTATCACAATCAAGAAGTTACAGGAATTACATCTAATACGCCTATATTAAATGAGTCGTATAAAAAGGGAGATGAAGACTATTTTTACTTTTACAAAAATGATTCAGAAGTGCGTTATTTTCCTAGCAGAGATGGATGTACCGAACAAAAGTATCCACAAGAAAGCTCTTATGTGCGATCGACTATAAAAATCAAAGAAATTACTGGCTTAGAATTTACCAGCATCCAAGGTAAATATAGTGAGAAAAACTTTGAAATAAATAACCAAACACAGGGCAGTTATCTATCGACAGAAAGAGATAGGGGGTTTTGTTATAAAAATTCTGCTGGAGAACTGGAACGGAATTTTTAACCTTGTGTCACCTCCACATAAATATGTTCCAAACGCACGGGCGATCGCGCGATCGCATCCACAGCAATCCCATCAAAACACGCGATAATTTCCTTCAATTCCAAATGTTTTGGCAACCAGAAAGCCAAATCGTTACCGTAGCGTCGATGGGTAAAGCCGAGTTGTTTGGCGCGTGCGATCGCACTCTCTTCATCCCGCGTTTGCACCACAACAATTTCCTGCGCCGGAATCAATTCTCGCAACGCAGACAAACTCCCCTCAACCACAATTCGCCCACCTTTAATAATACCAATCTTATCGCAAAGCCGCTCAGCTTCATCCAACAAATGCGTCGTCAACAAAACAGTAATACCCTGCTTTTTCAGATTCCGAATTAACTCCCAAACCTCATAACGCGCCTCAATATCCAAACCCGTCGTCGGTTCATCCAAAATCACCAACTTCGGCTGATGTACCAACGCCACAGCAATATTCAACCGCCGCTTCATCCCACCGCTGAGAGTTTCCACCGGACTCTTAGCCCTATCTACCAAATTAACAGCCTCCAAACAAACTTGTACCTGTTCCCAGCGCTGCTGTGCTGATAACCCGTAAATCCGCGCAAAAAAATCCAAATTTTCCGCACAAGTGAGACTGTTGTAAAGTAAATTATCTTGCGGCGCTACCCCAATCAGCGATTTAGTCGCCTCAGAAATCGGTTGCTTATTAAGCGTAATTTCTCCCCTATCTTCCTTCAGCAAATTACATATTATATTGATAGTAGTAGTCTTCCCTGCACCATTTGGCCCCAACAACCCGTAAATTTCACCCAGTTGAACGTGCAACGTCAAATCCTGAAGAACTTGTCGCTTCCCAAAAGACTTACTTAACCTCTTAATATGCAGCATAAAACTTAATAACCTAACTTTTTATAGAGCCTTTTATTTTAACGCAAAGTACGCAGAGGTTTTCGCAGAGGTACGCAGAGAAAGAATTCTTCTTTGCGACCCTTTGCGTTTCCCTTTGCGACTCTTTGCGTTAAAAAAATACACTCACAACCTCCTCTCTACACTTAACATTCGCCGATAGCACAGCCATCCCGCTCCCACCATTACAATAGCAAAAGCATATAAAAACCAAAAATGAAACTCAATATCAGCAAAATTTTTTCCCTCATCAGACACTTGTAAAAACGCCTGAATCATATGGTAAACTGGGTTAAATTTAGCTAGATTCAGTAGAGTCTTAGGAAACACGAAACTTGGCACAAACGCGCCCCCCAAAATTAACAGAGGCACACCAAAAGCCGCCACCAAAGCATTGACATCTTCAGTGCGACGCGCAAATTGCGTACCGAGAACAAACCCTACACCAACATACGAGATAATACTTAGTAAAATAATAATTCCTCCCAGGAGGATAGAACCTTGAAACTTGGCTTGCCAAAAAGCCGCAATTGTGTATATTAGGAGAGTTTGACCGATGCCTATGCAGCTGTGAGCTACAAAAATGCCCAGAAAGTAGGAAATTCCGCTTAGCGGCGAGATAAACAGACGCTTGAGGGTTTGCTGTTCTCGTTCTGACACCACGGTTGCTACACTACCACCCAGGCAGCTAAAAAACAACGCCGCACCCACCACCGTTGTGGGGGCAGCGTATTCAAAAGCCTGAGCCATTGACAGTTGGGCGCGTTCTGCCACAATAAAACCGTTAAGTAAAAGGACAGAAACCGGAAAAATAGACCAAAAAATCAGGCTGCGTCGCCGCCGTAACAATTCAATCAAAATTCGCTGCGCCACAGCCAGCGTTTCGCCCCAGTATTTCATCGTGTGAGGAGTCAGCAGAGTAGTTCATGAATCCATTATCAAGGTACGCGCTTTCGCAGCCCATTTCGCGACGCACATTATTTAAGATGTTCGGTGTCGGTGCAGTCAGCGGTATAGTCGGATACTCGCGCTTTTCCAAGCCGCAGCCGACCGTTTTTCAGCAAGATAGCCTAGATTTGCCGCACTGGTTGAATCGTCCTATTAGTGTCGCAGTCATTGGAGGTGGGTTGGCGGGATTAGCCAGTGCCTACG is part of the Aerosakkonema funiforme FACHB-1375 genome and harbors:
- a CDS encoding ABC transporter ATP-binding protein, whose translation is MLHIKRLSKSFGKRQVLQDLTLHVQLGEIYGLLGPNGAGKTTTINIICNLLKEDRGEITLNKQPISEATKSLIGVAPQDNLLYNSLTCAENLDFFARIYGLSAQQRWEQVQVCLEAVNLVDRAKSPVETLSGGMKRRLNIAVALVHQPKLVILDEPTTGLDIEARYEVWELIRNLKKQGITVLLTTHLLDEAERLCDKIGIIKGGRIVVEGSLSALRELIPAQEIVVVQTRDEESAIARAKQLGFTHRRYGNDLAFWLPKHLELKEIIACFDGIAVDAIARSPVRLEHIYVEVTQG
- a CDS encoding ABC transporter permease — translated: MKYWGETLAVAQRILIELLRRRRSLIFWSIFPVSVLLLNGFIVAERAQLSMAQAFEYAAPTTVVGAALFFSCLGGSVATVVSEREQQTLKRLFISPLSGISYFLGIFVAHSCIGIGQTLLIYTIAAFWQAKFQGSILLGGIIILLSIISYVGVGFVLGTQFARRTEDVNALVAAFGVPLLILGGAFVPSFVFPKTLLNLAKFNPVYHMIQAFLQVSDEGKNFADIEFHFWFLYAFAIVMVGAGWLCYRRMLSVERRL